One Spinacia oleracea cultivar Varoflay chromosome 4, BTI_SOV_V1, whole genome shotgun sequence DNA segment encodes these proteins:
- the LOC110787149 gene encoding clathrin coat assembly protein AP180, giving the protein MPSKLRRAIAAMKDQTSISLAKVGGAESSTLEVAILKATTHDEIPVDERYITEILRIVCSNRSYAGSCARALGRRIGRTRNWVVALKSLMIVLRVFQDGDPHFPKEILHAMKRGYKILNLNSFRDDSSTSCPWDFTAFVRTFALYLDERLDCFLTGKLQRRKSYSESGRSKGYSRKNEPIVRDMKPSVLLDRILHWQKLLDRAIATQPTGAARTNQVVLTSLYAIVQETFDHYRDISDGLALLLDSFFHLQYNNCVSAFQTCVKASKQFGELSTFYDLCKSIGVGRTSEYPSVQKVSQELLETLQEFLKDQSSFPGTNGRRTPGGSGHYLPSSLSPNSELQSEYGESQCTSLEDLIGGNHGFSPERFSDPGREKPPQLEESSSTNDNDNDNDNDNASVRSEPIDHRGIGTVLDLLSLDTLSPITENQVHESNNKGLNSISGKGWELVLFETTTTTTTTTTTTTNQPETQGTNDNGNGFEVDFFDDFNAPSTSSLPNDNNYNPFLQDTVDLNDPFQAQNNQVANNLFDSFSSHNGLPTDMVVFEGGNSGTFYSEFHNGSTDKNLDLYDDFGSRGSNFSSNTNILVTTHHNVGNSEHNRSLSTSVLDNFGQHNQNLSGTPPTFNHANNVVPTPHHARFASADFSASSNATYLAHGYVSKPTVHHDRFGSNLSMASSTFSDSFDCFNGYTGDGNGNGNGNPTNAIVPFGQVAGNDDFFSSSSSGPKLQATPTFRASSFDIDQDQQSSLWNENDPFESFPATTGNANDHQQNMNGSLDEQELIQQQQLWLQNQNKIMARHLT; this is encoded by the exons ATGCCGAGCAAATTGAGAAGGGCAATCGCGGCCATGAAGGACCAAACGAGCATTAGCTTGGCCAAGGTTGGAGGAGCGGAGTCCTCAACGCTCGAAGTAGCAATTCTAAAGGCTACAACTCACGACGAGATACCAGTGGATGAGAGATATATAACGGAAATCCTCCGTATTGTGTGCTCAAATAGATCCTATGCGGGGTCTTGTGCACGAGCTTTAGGACGCCGCATAGGCAGGACCCGAAATTGGGTCGTGGCGTTAAAGTCACTCATGATAGTCCTTCGGGTCTTTCAAGATGGGGACCCACATTTTCCAAAGGAAATCCTCCATGCTATGAAACGAGGGTACAAGATCCTTAATCTTAACTCTTTCCGTGATGACTCCTCTACTTCTTGCCCTTGGGATTTCACGGCCTTTGTCCGCACCTTCGCCCTTTACCTTGATGAGCGTCTCGATTGCTTCCTCACCGGAAAGCTTCAACGGCGTAAATCCTACAGTGAATCTGGCCGTAGCAAGGGTTATTCAAGGAAAAATGAGCCTATTGTCCGTGACATGAAGCCGAGTGTGCTCCTTGACAG GATCTTACACTGGCAGAAGCTACTAGACCGTGCAATCGCCACCCAACCCACAGGTGCAGCTCGAACCAACCAAGTAGTCCTAACAAGCCTCTACGCAATAGTCCAGGAAACATTCGACCACTATCGCGACATCTCCGACGGTCTAGCCTTATTACTAGACAGTTTCTTCCATTTACAGTACAACAATTGTGTAAGCGCATTCCAAACTTGTGTTAAAGCCTCTAAGCAATTCGGCGAACTCTCCACCTTCTACGACTTATGTAAGAGCATAGGAGTTGGTAGAACTTCAGAGTACCCTAGTGTTCAAAAAGTGTCCCAAGAATTGCTAGAAACTTTACAGGAGTTTCTTAAGGATCAGTCTTCCTTCCCTGGGACCAATGGTCGTAGGACACCTGGAGGGAGTGGGCATTACCTTCCCTCATCACTTAGCCCGAACTCCGAGTTGCAGTCTGAGTATGGTGAGTCGCAGTGTACGTCGCTTGAGGATCTCATTGGTGGGAATCATGGGTTTAGCCCGGAGAGGTTTTCGGATCCGGGTCGGGAGAAACCACCACAACTAGAAGAATCTTCTAGTACAAATGACAACGACAATGACAATGACAATGACAATGCTTCTGTGAGATCTGAACCAATTGATCATCGAGGGATTGGCACAGTGTTGGATCTTTTGTCGTTAGACACCCTGTCTCCTATAACCGAAAATCAAGTACACGAGTCTAATAATAAAGGACTAAATTCGATATCGGGAAAAGGTTGGGAGTTGGTTTTATttgaaacaacaacaacaacaacaacaacaacaacaacaacaacaaatcaacctGAGACACAAGGTACTAATGATAATGGCAATGGGTTCGAGGTGGATTTTTTCGACGATTTTAATGCTCCTAGTACCTCATCTTTGCCCAACGACAACAACTATAACCCGTTTTTACAAGATACAGTTGATTTAAATGATCCGTTTCAAGCTCAAAATAACCAAGTTGCCAACAATCTCTTTGATAGCTTCTCATCACATAACGGCTTACCGACTgatatggttgttttcgagggTGGAAATTCAGGCACTTTTTACTCCGAATTTCACAACGGAAGCACAGATAAGAATCTCGATTTGTACGACGACTTTGGTAGTAGAGGTAGTAATTTCAGTTCCAACACCAACATTTTGGTTACAACTCATCATAATGTAGGTAACAGCGAGCACAATCGAAGTCTTTCAACATCTGTTCTTGACAATTTTGGACAACATAATCAAAATCTTTCTGGTACGCCGCCTACTTTCAACCATGCCAATAATGTAGTACCCACGCCACATCATGCTCGGTTCGCGAGTGCTGATTTTAGCGCCTCGTCAAATGCAACTTACCTTGCTCATGGTTATGTAAGTAAACCAACAGTTCATCATGATAGATTCGGGAGTAATCTAAGTATGGCTTCATCAACTTTTTCAGATAGTTTCGATTGTTTTAACGGATATACAGGggatggaaatggaaatggaaatggaaatccAACAAACGCAATTGTTCCGTTTGGTCAAGTAGCGGGAAATGACGACTTCTTCTCTTCGTCGTCATCAGGTCCCAAGCTTCAAGCTACCCCTACATTTCGTGCCTCAAGTTTTGATATCGATCAAGATCAACAAAGTAGTTTGTGGAATGAGAACGATCCGTTTGAGTCGTTTCCAGCTACCACCGGGAATGCTAATGATCATCAGCAAAATATGAATGGGTCTTTAGATGAACAGGAACTGATACAGCAACAGCAATTGTGGTTACAAAATCAGAATAAGATTATGGCTAGACATTTAACATGA
- the LOC110787326 gene encoding 3-ketoacyl-CoA synthase 4 produces MPENTQSPPSNGIQIHQIRRLPDFLQSVNLKYVKLGYHYLVSHMLTLCLIPLMSIILIQASQMQYDDVYHLWLHLKYNLISVIICSTVIVFGSTLYFMTRPRSVYLVDFSLYHPPSRLRVTYKDFVEHSRLTGDFDDSSLEFQRKILERSGLGEDTVVPEAMHSIPPRPSMQAAREEAEEVMFGALENLFALTGVKAKDIGILVVNCSLFNPTPSLSAMIINKFKLRGNIRSFNLGGMGCSAGVIAIDLAKDLLQIHRNTCAVVVSTENITQNWYFGNKKSMLIPNCLFRVGGSAVLLSNKPRDKSRAKYRLVHTVRTHRGADDKAFKCVYQEQDDIGKTGVSLSKDLMAIAGDALKTNITTLGPLVLPISEQLLFFFTLVARKFFNVKIKPYIPDFKLAFEHFCIHAGGRAVIDELEKNLQLSPVHVEASRMTLHRFGNTSSSSIWYELGYIEAKGRMKKGQRVWQIAFGSGFKCNSAVWKALRNVKPSPKSPWLDCIDRYPVQIHS; encoded by the coding sequence ATGCCGGAAAACACCCAATCTCCGCCGTCAAACGGAATCCAGATCCACCAGATACGGCGGTTACCGGACTTTCTTCAAAGCGTGAATCTCAAGTACGTCAAACTCGGGTACCACTACCTTGTCAGTCATATGCTTACTCTTTGTTTAATCCCATTAATGTCAATTATTTTAATCCAAGCTTCACAAATGCAATACGACGACGTTTACCACCTCTGGCTCCACCTCAAGTACAACCTTATTAGTGTCATTATTTGCTCTACTGTTATTGTATTCGGATCCACTTTATACTTCATGACCCGACCCAGATCCGTTTACTTAGTTGACTTCTCACTGTACCACCCACCTAGCCGCTTAAGGGTTACATACAAGGATTTCGTCGAGCATTCCCGGTTAACCGGAGATTTCGACGATTCCTCCCTCGAATTCCAACGGAAGATTCTCGAACGTTCCGGACTCGGCGAAGACACGGTGGTGCCAGAAGCAATGCATTCAATCCCCCCACGCCCGTCTATGCAGGCGGCGCGTGAGGAGGCAGAGGAAGTAATGTTTGGTGCATTGGAAAACCTCTTTGCTTTAACGGGTGTCAAAGCAAAGGATATTGGTATACTTGTTGTTAACTGCAGCTTGTTTAACCCAACTCCATCATTATCCGCAATGATAATTAACAAGTTTAAGCTGCGTGGCAATATTAGGAGCTTTAATTTAGGAGGAATGGGTTGTTCTGCAGGAGTTATCGCAATCGATCTTGCAAAAGATCTCTTACAAATCCACAGAAATACTTGTGCAGTTGTGGTTAGTACTGAGAACATTACACAAAACTGGTACTTTGGGAATAAGAAATCAATGCTTATACCCAACTGTTTGTTTCGTGTTGGGGGTTCCGCTGTGTTGTTGTCTAACAAACCAAGGGACAAAAGCCGAGCCAAGTACCGCCTTGTTCATACAGTCCGAACCCATCGTGGGGCGGATGATAAGGCGTTTAAGTGTGTGTATCAAGAACAAGACGACATTGGTAAAACTGGAGTTTCACTTTCTAAGGATTTAATGGCTATAGCCGGGGATGCACTCAAAACAAATATCACAACCCTTGGTCCACTTGTTCTTCCTATAAGTGAACAATTATTGTTCTTTTTCACACTTGTTGCGAGGAAGTTTTTCAATGTCAAGATCAAGCCGTACATCCCTGACTTTAAACTTGCATTCGAGCATTTCTGTATTCATGCTGGAGGAAGAGCGGTGATCGATGAGTTAGAGAAGAATCTGCAGCTAAGTCCGGTCCATGTTGAGGCGTCTAGGATGACGCTTCATAGGTTCGGGAACACTTCTTCGAGCTCGATTTGGTACGAGCTTGGGTACATTGAGGCTAAAGGGAGGATGAAGAAAGGGCAAAGGGTATGGCAGATTGCATTTGGGTCTGGGTTTAAGTGTAACAGTGCTGTCTGGAAAGCGTTGAGGAATGTTAAACCTTCGCCTAAGAGTCCTTGGTTGGATTGTATTGACAGGTACCCTGTTCAGATTCATAGTTAA